CAGGATTACTATCATTTAAATAAATCTATTAACTGATTAGCCACTGCAATGTCAGTTCCTAGGTTTACAGAGAGTGTGGTCAAGAGTAACATGTTCAACTGACCTTTGATTCTCTTCTTTCTCCTCAGGTGTAAGAGTCTTCTTCTGCTTCAGATATTCAATCAAAGCGTTCTGCTTCATCACaacctaataaaaaaaacaaccttttaaatcaatatgcaTTGACAGCGTAATCAAGTGGCACCTTGGCTTATGAGTTTAAGTTGCTTCAATTCTAAGATTCCAAGATAAAGTTATAGGGAGGCCAAAGCTTGTAAACTTTTGGATGTGGTGGATATTTCATCTCACACCTGCTTTTGAATGATGTCCTTCTGGTTTACAGAGCTCAGAGCTTGTTCTTTCTTGGCTTCTGCAGCCTGTTTCTTCTTCTGCTGTTGTTGTTCTCTGAGCTGCTGGATCCTCTGCAACTGCTCTTGTACGGAAGCAGCCTGAATGGCCACAACGTTGCCCATCTGCAGGGACAACATTGTGAGATGACAAGATGAGGTGAAAAGTTGACCATTTAGGTGCTCTTTAAACATTTGGGAAGAATAGGTGTAAGAAAATGTCAGATTGAGTGAAATATTTGCATTACCTGTCCTCCCTGACCCGAAGTGAGACCTGTCTGCTGTATCTGAACCGGTAGTTGAAGTTTGAAGTGTTGTGGTAGTGATGTGCCAGTCTGCTGAGCCTGCAGCTGTGCCAAGACCTAAAGCATTGACATAAAAGAAATGGAAATGAAATAGGAAAAGCATGCGATGACTAAAGACAACATTGTAAAgagttcatttttaatgctTATTGGATTTAATGGAGTGCAACCATAACACAGTCTGTCTATATTGACAGCATACTTTCTTTGTAAAACATAAGTGCGACGTAGAACTGACCTGGACTTGCTGTTGCAGTCCAGACATGATGATTTGGGGATTTTGCTGCAGTTGTAATTGTGCTGTACCACCCTGTGTGGTCACTTGCAGCGAGGTGGGAGATTGAATAGGCATGTGGGCTTGAGTCTGTGGGGGTAATTGCCCTTGTGGAGTGGATGCTGAAGGGGTTGTGGTGGTTGCCAGGGTTGCTGCCCCTGGCTGAACTGGGGCAGCTGCCTGTTGAACAGGCTGAGCAGGTGTTTTTGTGGAGTCAGAGTTGGGCTGGTTGGATGGTGTGGCGGCTGTACAGTTTTAGAAAAAGCTTAGTCACTGTTAATGACAAAAtgaaatggctttttaaaagtGTGTTTGCAGTCAAACCTGGGCTCGGCGCACTTGTAGCCACTGCGGCCGGGGGTGTGAATAAGAAGCGCTGCATCTGGCCATTGGGCAGAGTCGCCTGCATGAGTTGCTGGCCAGGACCCGGAATGACTGTGACTCCATGAGGTATGACCTGAAGCTGGCCGGTAGTTTGACCTTGGCCTTGAATCATCACTGTGAGAGCCTGGTGGGAGCCACCAACACCTGAACCAGCCTGCTGCTTCTGTAGTGGGACAAATTGTAAACCTTCTGGTTACAAATCCAAGATTACTCAGTGAAAAATAGTGTAGGTTAAGTAACAGTAAGAACCATAAGTACACTGAAATAAGGAGTAATAACATTTAGATCGATGGTGATTTCACAATAATCTCTAACCTGGGTTAGCTGAGAAATGTTGAGTTTAACCTGGCCGGATGTCACTCCAGCTGTGGCAGGGCTTGCTGAGCCCTGGCCTGTTACCGTGGCGACAGGGCTGGCTCCAGAAACTGAAGTGGACACTGCCGGGCCTTGTACAATCTGACTTACCACTTGTCCAGTCTGACCTAAAAAGCAACAGAAGGTGTAATTAGTTTTTGTATCATAAATGAAAAACTATTAAGCTATTCACAGGTATTTAgtccagataaaaaaaaaatccaaataatgaaTTACCCTGTTGGACTACAAGTGGTGTTCTAAGTATTGTCTTTCCCATAGACCCACCCTGCTGGATTGGGGTTCGAATCGTTGTTACACCAGCCCGGATCTGAccacaaggaagaaaaaaatattgacaaccGACATATTGACTTGAGAAAACAAATGTATCATTAAGTATCACAACAAGATGattgaaagacaaaaaacattgaCATATTTATAAAAGTATTATACTgtgtcaaatatatatatatatatatacatatatatatatatatatatatatatatatatatatatatatatatatatatatatatatatatatatatatatatatatatatatatatatatatatatatatatatatatatatatatatatatatatatatatatatatatatatatatatatatatatatatatatatatatatatatatatatatatatatatatatatatatatatatatatatatatatatatatatatatatatatagggttaTATTACAAACAcccaaaaagcaaatatttttttcaatatcttaGATAATAAGGTCAATTCTTATCAAACTCAAATACAACCACAGAAATGTTACTATATATGAACATACAAAGATGAACATCCAACGAAAAAAGGAAGAGCATACCTGCTGCTGTGTGGTTGAAATATTGGGCCTGATATTCACAGGTGTAGTCCTAGGGAATTTGATAAAGGTCTGCGTACTACCCGTTGTCCCAGAGGGGATGATACCCAACACTTTCTGTTGCACGCCACCTGATTTGGGGgtagtaaaaaacaaaaaaagtcaaaacagcACACAATTTACATATaagtaaataacaaataaagtaGCTACAAGTGTTGGATTTATTGTTGCGTTACATACAACAGTTAATTACACCTGGCGGATAACCTGTCCACCATTGTTGTCATTGGCAGGCATTAATTAATTAACTATTTCCCATGTGCTTTCAGATCAGCAATCTTTATACAATACTTTGCGGCCGCCACCCATTTTCGGCTACACTAGGAAATGATCACATATCACCCATTCCCAGTATAATACAATACCGTGGGCAATGACAGTCAACTACAAGCAAGCATTTGTACACAGGTTGTGCATTGACATGACTAAATGCATTATTTGTGAGCTTCACTCTTTGAAAGATGGCCAACATTTGATCACAGCGATGGCAAATATTAGTGGAGCAGGTAAACAAAATCTTCAAAGCCTTGCTGAAAGCTTACTTGGGTTCCCCCCAACGTACTTGAGCCCCTCATAAATTATTCACAACCTTTAAACTTTCCTCCGACAAAGGCAGCATTTCATATTTGCCGTGCAAACACATGTGAAGTTGATCGCTCAAATAGAAATCCTACGAGTATCACTCCTTTGCCCCTCAGATCCtgctgtgggttttttttcttttaaaccacAACCAGGTAGGTAAACCTTTACATCAAGAATTTCCCTCTTCAAACAGTGACCTTAAACCTGCTTGTAAGACACAGGGTGTCTCTGCTCTGGTCATaaacttaaaaagaaaactgaTTTCTACGGACTGGCTGTTTAAAGGAGCGTGATAAGTTGGGACTTGGACTGTTGGAGAGCCAgacttttatttcaaaaaatgaaagggaggaaaagaagaaaactgaaaTGCCGCAATAGAGGGTTACCTGTCTGAGAAGTAGACCTCAGGGTAAACTTGTTTTCCTGCCTAACTTCCTTAAGCccttccaaaataaacagtgtgcCCCGCCGTCATGCAGGATAAATAGCCATGTCCATTAAATGGTCATACTCCACCTAAAATTTAGGTTTCTCCTTTAAGGTTACTTCAAAAGAGTAATAAATATCATGTTAATTTTTGGCAAGATAATTTCAACGTGGTTATCTGCACAGTTTGCCAATGTTGTCGTTAAAATGCATCTTCTTTGAAGTTATTCGGAATTGAGCTTTTGGAAAGTTATACATTTATGCATGTTTACCTCTCATAATATCATATATTTTGAAATCTGTTATTCCACAACACCCACTTAGTTGCTGTCCTTTATTTTACTAGCAAACATCCATCAACTAATAAAAGACCGTTCCAGTTTTAAAAAGGCCAAACTTTgccatagatttttttaaaatgacaaaaacataacttcacattaaaaaaaaaattccagacCAAATACATGTATCACCCCTGAAACATGAAACTAAAATAACTAATTTTCATTATATTACTATCCTGTTAGGGTACAACCAGACACCTCCATGCCAAATGCCAAAGTAAGCTGTATGACTCAATTGGTGGGCAGACATTAAGGAAACACCACAATGATGTTGGATGAATAGTTGCATTAAAAACCTTTGAATTGTGCCCACAACTcacaacacataaaaataacttGTCACCCTTTTGCCAGCTTCTGAGTAGAGCAGGTGTGAGTTAATAAAAGTTGGTGTACCTCCTTGGGAAGTTGCCATGTTGACGGTGATGAGCTTGCTGTTGACTGGAAGAGGCAGCTTGGTGGTCACTACCTTCCCACCCACTGTGGTTCCTGTAATTTGAAATGTGTGTCCACCAGTCGTGGTCACCGTGGTCTCTGCATAAgcagacacataaaaaaacagcaaatgtaATATTGTATTGACCAAGTTTATGTCTCAAAtggcaaaatgaagaaaagaaaagatacAATAAGCAGATTATCAGCACTAAATAACAGGTATCAAACTCAAGGCCCAGAGACCGGACCCCAACCTACCATGACAAACTTGATTAAATTATTGATAGTAAAGCATTGAATTCCCTACAGATAAATGTATCTGGCATTTTCTATCAAATTAAACGATTTAGAAGATTTTCAATCCAGTACCTGGTGAGTTTTGACTCTGCTTGATCCACGTGGCAAACGATTGCTGAAAGTTCTTGGTCTGCTGGTATTTGACGGGCGTTCCCATCTTTGAGGACAGCACCACCTTAGCATTGGGAGTTCCCGCGCCTGACAACGAAGCCACCATGACTTTAGGCGTCGCAGACGGTGTCGCGGGCGTTCCTGTTGGAGTGACCGTGACCGAGCATGGTTTCTGCTCCTGACGTTTCTGGAACCATTGAAATTGTTATGactacaagtaaaaaaaacagagcatGAGCCCATTCAAAAGATAATGTGACCACCCTCACTTTAGCTTGTTCAGCTGCttgagctttttctttctcgacCCTAGGAAAAGCAGTATGACAGTTTTAAGTGaaagagcatttttttatttactacggACTCCATGGAATATGGATCTTGTGCTGACCTCTCTGAAAAAGCTCTTATCTCCCAGAGGTCCAGCTCCTCCTCAGCAACCCATGTCTCGATCACCATAGGGCCCGTCTGCTTGGGAGGTTCGGGTTTCTTGGGACGCAAGGCACTGGATCGCAGCCCTTTCCTCTGTGGGGTGTGGGTTTCTGTCCAGGTGTAAATACATCAacaattttttaatgtctttttacaACTCAAAATAGTCATTGTGGATTGTTGATAAAAGAGCAATTAACCTTTGGGTGTCTCAGGAGCTCCCAGTGGGCAGATAATTTTGCGGATGCAGTACTCCGAGCGGATGCCATAGGGTCCCACGTCACGCCGTTTGATGATCTCGGTGGTAGTGATTTCTGTATCTGACGTCTCTGTGGTAATGAGTGGGGATAGGGCTGGGTTGATATGACGATGAAGAGGAGAGCCCgaaaaatggaggaaatgaTCTCCAACATAACACCTGTGTCAGCCACAGGAAATGGATGTATTTTAATctaagtttctttttttaatgtatgacAACACCCACAAACCTTATTTCTTGGTTTCCTAAAATCTTAAAAGGGTAAAAGAAAATCTCAAATACCAAAGAGTAaaaattcactcattcattttctgaaccttaaGCCTCACTGGGgtcgcatggggtgctggagtctatcccagctgacttcagaccaGGAGACGGACATCATTCAGTCTCACACCcacacctaagggcaatttaaagttgCCAATCAGCCttcctatcatgcatgtctttggaatgtggtaggaaacaggagtacccggagaaaacccatgcaggcccggggagaagatgcaaactccacactggtggaccgacCGGGATTTTGGAGTGCTCCAGGAAAGATAGAGAAATGGTATTTGGGGTAGCGGTGAGGTCGGGATAGCTCTACCTGTTCGTGTAGTACCGACGGCGGCGGATGGCTTTACAGCCATGTCATCCCATCTCAAACAGCCCCAGAGAAGTCTCAGCATCAGACTCACACCAGCCAATGTGTGCACAGTTTGCAAGCGATACCTGCACATACAAATAGAAGTATTTTTCAATAATACCACCCAATTGCAGTGAAATGATGGTGCTTCAGGTGCAATTACTCTCCAACTATAAAATATAATTAGACTTTGCTTCATAGTGGAATACTAGCAACATTAGTTTGACGATTAGTTGATTTTATGAGTGTTGAAGGAAGTGTGTCTGGTACTCTTGACTGTCTGGTGTCAGGTAGTTAATTAGTGTGGTATGACAACAAGACAGCCAGTGACTCACTCTGTTTCAGAATCCACAAGGCAACACATTTTAGAATTAGAGTGGATGTTGTAAAAGCAAATGGTGTTCGGGGAGATGTTTGCTTGTGTTAGTTGTTCTACTATGTAAGTGGAATAACTAAAATCCACTTAATCCTTTTATAACCTGGGAAACGGATACTATCGTTGACCACAAACTCTGttgagggttggaacaaatttcaTGAAGCTAACAGTCTTAAACATGTCAACACGCAATACTTTTCTAAAAACAGTCTGTGTGCATATTTCCTATCCTTTGTGAAAGCTTTGTGACCAAAGAACATTAATACTAGTTCTGTCATATGTGCATGCCAATGAAAAACTGAAGGTAAACCACAATGTCAAGTGAAATTTGAATTAGCCATTTCTGATGACAATTCCATGCTTGCCAGACGTAATATGCTTCTGAACCGATGAAAAGTAGTAGGGAAAAGAACCTTCattctactgtattttcaacaaaaaagcacATATTTGCTACTCTGATTATTGCATTGATGCCAGTGTGAGTGTCTCCAAATAAAAAGGCATAATTTACCTCCAGGTGATCCCAAAGGTAGGCCTTGGGGAAGGATACGGCCAAATATCCTGAGCCGGCTTGGCATTATAGTTAAAAACCGGCACTTCACGGAATCCTCCCCTCCTCGCTAGCACCTTCAAGTTGTCGTGCGGCAACACAAAAATGCTCTTGCGGTTGCTCTTGGTGAGAAACTTGCGATAAGAAGGAAGCGCTGTGTCCGAGCGCACCTTTTTGGTGCGGGAGAATTTGCGCAGGTGTACCCGGCCCCTGGTTGTTGAGCCTTCTTGAAATACGTCTGCCTTTGTTTCAGAATTTCTACCATTGGTTTCGGTTATTGACTGGTGATTGGTGGCAGATGAAAGGGTTGCCTCTTGTTGAGCCAGTGGGTCACTGTGACTGTCTTCTAATGGACTGGTAGAAGGTATTTTAGTCACAGTTCTTTTTGTTATGGTAGCCAGTGTGGATACTGCGCTTTCTGTGGCCAAATCCTTGGTTGTTCCCTCACTGGCAAGCGTTTTCAAGGGTGTTGTCGTCTCACGGTCACTGATCTCTGCAAACTCGTCACTTAAACTGGACTCTTCTGTTGAAGGTATAGGCGAAGGTGCCATTCTGATGATCTTGACCACAGGGGTGGTTTTACAGTCTAGAGAACTGTTGAGTGGCAAAGAGCTCGAAATATGAGATTCAATATTATTGTCCAGCTTTGTTATCTTCACTGGTGGTTGGTATTCCTGACCTGATGTTGTTGTGTTGCTCTCAAATGTTTTTGAAGAGTTTTGCTCTTTTTCTTCTGCATGTTCACTTTTTGTCACAAGAGCTAATTCTCCATTTACCAAAAGTTTTTGCTGTGTGCTTACACCTTCATTTTCTATCTGACCAATACTGTTCACCATGGTTTTGTTAGGTATAACTATATTATTTGGACTTACCACAGAGTTGCTAATCTTGACTTCAGCCCCTAAACCTTCCTTACCATTTACCTGAGGAAGGGGAGAAACTGAAACAGGAGAATTTGTCTCCTCAGCATCTTGCATATTGTCCTGGTTTCCCTCAGGCACTGTGCCATTTATCTCAGTGGTTAGCTCTACTGAGCTTAGCGTCTCTGGGCTTTTCTGTGAAGTTTTCAAGGGGTGTGAATTCTCACTGTTTATTTGGTCAACAACGTTTGTATGTGTCCCGACTGAGTCCGCCTCTCTAGAGGACTCCGTGTTAGGGACCTCAGACCCAGTATTTTCAACAATGTCTAAGCAAGGACTGTCTTTTTGTTGCTCTGACGAGCAATCTTTTGGCCCCGTAGTCCTTTCAATAGAATCTACTTTCAATTCCTGTGACAATGCAATTGTTTCTTTCTGTGGTGAAAAAGAATCCTTTTCTGAAACAGAACTGCAATTGCCTTTGAGTATTGGATCGGAAGCAATTCTAGCAACTGCATCATCCACGGTTATGGAAACGACAGCCTGACTGTCATCTTTAATTCCTCCATCTGCAGGTGTGGAAATTGGAATTGTGCAAGAATCTTGCTCCTCTGTCACAGCATTGATCACGTCGAGTTGAGTCTGAGCCAATGACTGGGGTTTAAGCGGTGACCGTGGTCGGACTGGGGTACCCAGTGAGGGTGGAACGGAAGAGGAGGGTGAAACGGGGGGAGGGGTCTTGGGTTTGAATGCAGGTATGCTCTTCGTCTTCTCCTCAATCACGTGCTGCTTTAGACGGCGCTCCAGCAGACTGTCGAGTTTAGAGGTCTTTACCTTCTTCTTGTATGGAATGCGGGTACGGAAGCCCTGACTGACATCCACCACGTCGTAGTTAAAAGGACGAAGAGGGTTATCTGTAAGCTCCTCCTTCACAGACTCCTCCTTAATACTGGACACTGGAGAATACAAAATAAACGTTGCAATTTTAGATCAGTTCATCAATTGGTACTAATAATTTTCTCATAAGTAGGTTGTTACATTCTTACTTTGCTCATCATCTGATTTCAAGCAAGTGGACTCCAACACTGTCTTCACTGGTGAGTTGTCCACAGGCAGTTCGTCagtgttttccattttaaaatcagATTCTTTCGATTCCTTTTCAATCTTTTCACTAGATAGTAAAACCTCATCTGGCAACTGATTTTCTTGGGAGGGTTTAGATGGAGATGAATCTTTATCTGCTGTTTCACTGTTTAGGTTAGAAACTTCCTTAATGCCAGGTGCTTGTATGCTGTGCCGTCGACTCAAGTCCAACAAGGTGCACTTTAGGCCGAGTTTAGCATCTTGGgaacagaaaatgtaaaaaataaaaatgaaaaagtacaTTCAATGTGAAATATAATTCTTGTCAACTGAAATGGCAACATAATTGACCACATCCCCACTCTAGCccaagtcatcattttttttcagacctTCAAGTTCTTTGCGATAGTTGGCATTGGTGTTGCCTGGAAGTCTTGGGAGAAACCTCTGGACATAGGTCTTACTGATCCAACTCCAGCCGCCATAGCCAGTAACACGATACTCCTCGcctttttgtttccacaccttcACAGAGGGCAGAAAAATGCAGAGAATAAGTCATCAGTAGTTTTTTTAGGAGAAAGAAACTATGTGTAGAATGAATTTGCAGTACAAAGTGGAGCTGGAAGAACTATATTTGGTTACTGACTACCAATTTTAAGTTGTCTTCAACTACAGTGGCTTCTCTACTAACACTAAAATAGGTGAAAGCATTAATAGGTAATGCACGTTAGACCATACTCAAAATATAAGCTCCACTTGAACAAATCCTAAATAAAATGGTACAAACTTCATGCAGAATCTGTTACATGTAACTTACCTGGTGTTTAATTGGAAATGTGTATTTGACCCATGTGGCCTGTTGCATTGTTTCTTCTTCCTCTAACTTCCTTTCCCTTTTCTTTATCTTCTCTTTCTCCTCACGCTCCATGGAAGTCATGCGATTTAACctgaaaaaaaaggtataatATTATGTATGGAAATATAATAGTGTTTAAGGAAGTGGAATAAATATACTTTGTGTGATAAAATCTACATTAGTTGGTATGAAGTCAGTCCTAAATTTTGCAAAAAGTCTGTAAAATGCTTTCCCCCCCCCTGTTATTCGCTGAATGGGTGTTTGAATAGTCACGCGTTGAAATTATAAGTAGTGGTAGTGTCATTTTTTGGcgatatttttttactgaagtgGCCAAAACCAGTATATAAATTTAAGAGAAATTTGACTTTTCATTGCTGTGACTGTGTAAATAGCCCATAACACTCTTCTCAGTGGCTATGTATTTGCTGCTCTCTTTTTTGATGCTGGATTGTTTAGATATCCACTTTACGGTTCCAACTCTGAAATGTTGGCTTCATTAAAATAGGGGTGTTGTGTTCAAGCAATGGTGGCTGAGTGCTGTAAGTGGGTGGTACTAGTAGCGGCCCTGCAGtctaaatattattccttgcGGCTAGGGTGGGCCTTTTCATCTGATCTGGTAAGAATCACCACCGCCTGCTGTAATCCTCTAAGTACACACGCTCATTATGCATAGATTAAATGCATAGTTGGATACATCAGCATATGAGTGAACAAACTTCATAGATATTGATATAAGTACATACAGTACAAGAGCAAATTATGTATttctttcatatatatatatatatatatatatatatatatatatatatatatatatatatatatatatatatatatatatatatatatatatatatatatatatatatatatatatatatatatatatatatatatatatatatatatatatatatatatatatatatatatatatatatatatatatatatatatatatatatatatatatatatatatatatatatatatatatatatatatatatatatatatatatatccctatatatatatctttatttatttatttatgtatttattcatttatatatatttatgtatttattctggGCTCCAGAGTAGCGGGGTTTCAAAGTACTTATAAATCTATTTTGTGCTTGAAGTGGACACAGGAAAATGCTGAGAACCTGCTATGAGTACCTGGTATGGCCAAGTGAATCCTTCCAGATGGGCATAGTTGCCACAGGCTTGATTGCACACTCCATAATGGCCAGAGCCAAGGCAAACTCTCTGGCCTTACTGCACATTTGCACAGCTTTGATCCAGTTGGTCCTAGAAAACAAACCATTTCTAAACactttttctttacatttggaCCATCAGCGATTGTTTATAGTGggaaaaatacggtaagtaatcacaaacatggtaaaaaaaaagggatgtcGTGCATATGTCCATACCTGTGTGAGGCCCAGTTATGGTGCATGAATGGTGAGGGAACATTGTTCTCCAGTTGGATAATTGTCAGCCTTATTGTAGAGATAGTGATAAGCTTGGAACCATGGATGGAACCATTCCACTTGAATTCTCCTGCTGGAGTCAAGCAGAACTTGTGGGAGAGATGCCGCCTTTTGTCGTGATCCTAGGAAATATGTGTATTGAAATCATTAGAGAATCTATAAGAGTGTTTAAATGATGTTCTCTGAGTAAAGAGCACTACTTGCCTCTCTGTGCTGGTGCTTATTCAGAGCCAAGGTGTTTGTACTGTACTGGTTATGATAAACACGATATTTGCCCTCTTGACCGAGCTTGAAGTACTGGCAGATGGTCCCTTTCATCACCACGTCCTTCGTGCGTGTACTGACACGGGTAACGTCACCTTGAGCGTTCACTACGAGAATCTATAgacaagaaaatgttttgagATAGTTAAAAGTTTGGATTAATAAAGAACCACACTAACAATTAGTTTTCATCATACTTATTTTATGTAAATGCTCA
This region of Stigmatopora nigra isolate UIUO_SnigA chromosome 6, RoL_Snig_1.1, whole genome shotgun sequence genomic DNA includes:
- the LOC144198074 gene encoding nucleosome-remodeling factor subunit BPTF-like isoform X2 translates to MRGRRGRPPKLAGGMREGSPVPTRGSRTGRSRGMRGRGRGRARGRGRGLTDGACVTGSTELDTEISGPDNFNLSRGRKKVAAANPEASAASRGRGGRGRSRGARGGRGSRGGVRRPPIKVVYDDNSDEEDDNISYRSEEDELLNDNPSSDLEEEEEDLEELEEALENDSEYLEEAPDEDEDDGSYCTESSTRSQSTTGSTPGRRSRVVQLQSPVFELQDIPPLELPKSSEDLLVPTSQLLNVSAVYEVLRNFGTVLRLSPFCFEDFCAAVASQEQCTLLAETHISLLKAILREEDTSNTTFGPADVKDSVNSTLYFVDGMTWPEVLRAYCESDPEYRHILPFQQGEDYPFEPLESKIKVLQFLVDQFLATNIAREELMSEGVVAYDDHCRVCHRLGDLLCCETCAAVYHLECVKPPLQEVPEDEWQCEVCVAHKVPGVRDCIPEIQKTRPFLRQLPVGYDRHNRKYWFLNRRVVVEEDGEQEDKTIWYYSTKVQLAEVIGSLDKEYWEADLYAALEEIRDELHVHMDITEDLTNKARGNNRCFLNVANEEILERLRAKKEEALAEVKRQAAEEALKARLEQEKEDVDVENNVNEDAKLGEGQQDININEDNAKEEDKETNKETEEMKRDVDKTGAIQPTSDSVSVSGEDIPSLGHLNQNVEENSNSSMGIMVQPRGPEPPDLADKSSMSSLASFEDTGDGKDPSNGECLSGKKSAATRMVTRLRNPESKLSQLKSQQVAAALHEANRGFREGKEILVVNAQGDVTRVSTRTKDVVMKGTICQYFKLGQEGKYRVYHNQYSTNTLALNKHQHREDHDKRRHLSHKFCLTPAGEFKWNGSIHGSKLITISTIRLTIIQLENNVPSPFMHHNWASHRTNWIKAVQMCSKAREFALALAIMECAIKPVATMPIWKDSLGHTRLNRMTSMEREEKEKIKKRERKLEEEETMQQATWVKYTFPIKHQVWKQKGEEYRVTGYGGWSWISKTYVQRFLPRLPGNTNANYRKELEDAKLGLKCTLLDLSRRHSIQAPGIKEVSNLNSETADKDSSPSKPSQENQLPDEVLLSSEKIEKESKESDFKMENTDELPVDNSPVKTVLESTCLKSDDEQMSSIKEESVKEELTDNPLRPFNYDVVDVSQGFRTRIPYKKKVKTSKLDSLLERRLKQHVIEEKTKSIPAFKPKTPPPVSPSSSVPPSLGTPVRPRSPLKPQSLAQTQLDVINAVTEEQDSCTIPISTPADGGIKDDSQAVVSITVDDAVARIASDPILKGNCSSVSEKDSFSPQKETIALSQELKVDSIERTTGPKDCSSEQQKDSPCLDIVENTGSEVPNTESSREADSVGTHTNVVDQINSENSHPLKTSQKSPETLSSVELTTEINGTVPEGNQDNMQDAEETNSPVSVSPLPQVNGKEGLGAEVKISNSVVSPNNIVIPNKTMVNSIGQIENEGVSTQQKLLVNGELALVTKSEHAEEKEQNSSKTFESNTTTSGQEYQPPVKITKLDNNIESHISSSLPLNSSLDCKTTPVVKIIRMAPSPIPSTEESSLSDEFAEISDRETTTPLKTLASEGTTKDLATESAVSTLATITKRTVTKIPSTSPLEDSHSDPLAQQEATLSSATNHQSITETNGRNSETKADVFQEGSTTRGRVHLRKFSRTKKVRSDTALPSYRKFLTKSNRKSIFVLPHDNLKVLARRGGFREVPVFNYNAKPAQDIWPYPSPRPTFGITWRYRLQTVHTLAGVSLMLRLLWGCLRWDDMAVKPSAAVGTTRTETSDTEITTTEIIKRRDVGPYGIRSEYCIRKIICPLGAPETPKETHTPQRKGLRSSALRPKKPEPPKQTGPMVIETWVAEEELDLWEIRAFSERVEKEKAQAAEQAKKRQEQKPCSVTVTPTGTPATPSATPKVMVASLSGAGTPNAKVVLSSKMGTPVKYQQTKNFQQSFATWIKQSQNSPETTVTTTGGHTFQITGTTVGGKVVTTKLPLPVNSKLITVNMATSQGGGVQQKVLGIIPSGTTGSTQTFIKFPRTTPVNIRPNISTTQQQIRAGVTTIRTPIQQGGSMGKTILRTPLVVQQGQTGQVVSQIVQGPAVSTSVSGASPVATVTGQGSASPATAGVTSGQVKLNISQLTQKQQAGSGVGGSHQALTVMIQGQGQTTGQLQVIPHGVTVIPGPGQQLMQATLPNGQMQRFLFTPPAAVATSAPSPAATPSNQPNSDSTKTPAQPVQQAAAPVQPGAATLATTTTPSASTPQGQLPPQTQAHMPIQSPTSLQVTTQGGTAQLQLQQNPQIIMSGLQQQVQVLAQLQAQQTGTSLPQHFKLQLPVQIQQTGLTSGQGGQMGNVVAIQAASVQEQLQRIQQLREQQQQKKKQAAEAKKEQALSSVNQKDIIQKQVVMKQNALIEYLKQKKTLTPEEKEENQRMIVCNQVMKFLLDRIDRDERQEAKKKKKEEQVESKKRLATANKLASLLYRHKESLKTEILKKRVLLDQQLHLEAQEELKKDLLRIRREKEKAAAQKAAQVAAAAAAAQGLDRHIHARVHNITTQQHHVTTVAPTHKRKRDEERESATSAKSKKKKMISTTITKDSKKEIKLYCICKTPYDETKFYIGCDLCTNWYHGECVGITEKAAKDMDDYICLECKQGHKNTKEELYCICQTPYDESQFYIGCDRCQNWYHGRCVGILQSEANHIDEYVCPQCQSTEDAMTVLTPLTEKDQEGLRRILRSLTAHKMAWPFLEPVDTSDAPDYYKVIKEPMDLSTMEERLQKRKYVKLTEFVADMTKIFDNCRYYNPSDSPFYQCAEVLESFFVQKLKGFKASRSHNNKLQSAAS